One Kineococcus radiotolerans SRS30216 = ATCC BAA-149 DNA window includes the following coding sequences:
- the msrB gene encoding peptide-methionine (R)-S-oxide reductase MsrB produces the protein MTADTPQTSQGPSTKTYNVTKTDAEWRAELDPMAYHVLRQAGTERPFTGEYEDTTTEGVYACRACGAELFTSAEKFASHCGWPSFFDPKDSAAVELLVDDSLGMRRTEVRCANCGSHLGHVFEGEGYPTPTDQRYCINSVSLSLRPTSA, from the coding sequence ATGACCGCAGACACGCCGCAGACCAGCCAGGGCCCGAGCACGAAAACCTACAACGTCACCAAGACCGACGCGGAGTGGCGCGCTGAACTGGACCCGATGGCCTACCACGTGCTGCGTCAGGCCGGGACCGAGCGCCCCTTCACCGGCGAGTACGAGGACACCACCACCGAGGGCGTCTACGCCTGCCGCGCCTGCGGTGCGGAGCTGTTCACCAGCGCCGAGAAGTTCGCCTCGCACTGCGGGTGGCCGTCGTTCTTCGACCCCAAGGACTCCGCCGCGGTGGAGCTCCTCGTCGACGACAGCCTGGGGATGCGCCGCACCGAGGTGCGCTGCGCGAACTGCGGCTCCCACCTCGGCCACGTGTTCGAGGGCGAGGGCTACCCGACCCCCACCGACCAGCGGTACTGCATCAACTCGGTCAGCCTGAGCCTGCGGCCCACCTCGGCCTGA
- the hemQ gene encoding hydrogen peroxide-dependent heme synthase has product MTEQHTEPSPEQQPPAPSVDEINSTIAYAMWSVFAVESPLGEGERTDLTREVQDLLDELTGRGLVVRGSYDVAGLRADADLMFWWHAPTVELVQEAYRRLRRTRLGRHLVPVWSVVGLHRPAEFNRGHVPAFLSGERARDYVSVYPFVRSYEWYLLPDDERRKMLRDHGLKARPYEDVRANTVSAFSLGDYEWILAFEADELHRIVDLMRDLRDTEARRHVREEVPFFTGPRVALADLVDALP; this is encoded by the coding sequence ATGACCGAGCAGCACACCGAACCGTCCCCCGAGCAGCAGCCACCGGCCCCCAGCGTCGACGAGATCAACAGCACCATCGCCTACGCGATGTGGTCGGTCTTCGCCGTGGAGAGCCCCCTGGGCGAGGGCGAGCGCACGGACCTGACCCGCGAGGTCCAGGACCTGCTCGACGAGCTCACCGGCCGGGGCCTGGTCGTGCGCGGGTCCTACGACGTCGCCGGCCTGCGCGCCGACGCCGACCTCATGTTCTGGTGGCACGCGCCGACCGTCGAGCTCGTCCAGGAGGCCTACCGCCGGCTGCGCCGGACGCGGCTGGGCCGGCACCTGGTGCCGGTCTGGTCGGTCGTGGGCCTGCACCGGCCCGCGGAGTTCAACCGCGGCCACGTGCCGGCGTTCCTGTCCGGGGAGCGGGCCCGCGACTACGTGTCCGTCTACCCCTTCGTCCGCTCCTACGAGTGGTACCTGCTGCCCGACGACGAGCGCCGGAAGATGCTGCGCGACCACGGCCTCAAGGCCCGCCCCTACGAGGACGTCCGCGCCAACACCGTCTCCGCGTTCTCGCTGGGCGACTACGAGTGGATCCTCGCCTTCGAGGCCGACGAGCTGCACCGCATCGTCGACCTCATGCGCGACCTGCGCGACACCGAGGCCCGGCGCCACGTGCGCGAGGAGGTGCCGTTCTTCACCGGTCCCCGGGTGGCGCTGGCCGACCTCGTCGACGCCCTGCCCTGA
- a CDS encoding Asp23/Gls24 family envelope stress response protein, whose amino-acid sequence MTDTTTRTAATGSVPGRTAGNVDSRVPERQRNSATGSGLVTDHGGTTIADTVVSKIAGIAARDVSGVHALGGGAARAVGTLRERIPGGRVNHAQGVSVEVGERQTAIDIELVARYGAPIDHLATAVRRNVIASVERMTGLEVTEVNLEVSDVHLPEDDQDERTAPRVR is encoded by the coding sequence GTGACCGACACCACCACCCGCACCGCGGCCACCGGCAGCGTTCCGGGCCGCACCGCCGGAAACGTCGACAGCCGGGTTCCCGAGCGTCAGCGGAACTCCGCCACCGGTTCGGGTCTGGTCACCGATCACGGCGGCACCACCATCGCCGACACCGTCGTCTCCAAGATCGCCGGGATCGCGGCCCGCGACGTGTCTGGCGTCCACGCCCTCGGCGGCGGCGCCGCCCGTGCCGTCGGAACCCTGCGCGAACGCATCCCCGGCGGCCGGGTGAACCACGCCCAGGGCGTCTCGGTCGAGGTGGGGGAACGGCAGACCGCCATCGACATCGAACTCGTCGCCCGGTACGGCGCCCCCATCGACCACCTCGCCACCGCGGTGCGGCGCAACGTCATTGCCTCGGTCGAGCGCATGACGGGCCTGGAGGTCACCGAGGTCAACCTCGAGGTCTCCGACGTCCACCTCCCGGAGGACGACCAGGACGAGAGGACGGCCCCGCGGGTGCGGTGA
- a CDS encoding alpha/beta hydrolase family protein produces the protein MASLAAATATVTAALTGAALTGVAVGFARAVVTPRRDKPDDLEVLQVGPRRVVLTETADTVVPGRYGVWTDGGAGHFRVGDVLDVTDGRVTRELLGVDAGVPRPGAARWNQYYYAGNPTAALGLAHDDLAVSGEVGELPCWSVPAAAPGAVPGGVWAVLVHGRGATREEALRALPVLHELGIPCLVPSYRNDADAPAVAAGRYGLGDTEWRDVEAVVQHALDSGARRVLLVGWSMGGAILLQLVARSPLAGRVAALVLDGPVLDWYDVLDHQARRRRIPVRLGRYGLRLLAHPLGRRLVGVEGPLDLRPMDWVRRAGELVLPVLLLHSDADDYVPDGPSRRLAQARPDLVTYVPSSTAGHTREWNVDPQRWETAVRRFVSTTLREDA, from the coding sequence GTGGCCTCCCTGGCCGCGGCCACCGCGACGGTGACGGCGGCGCTCACCGGGGCGGCCCTCACCGGGGTCGCCGTCGGCTTCGCCCGCGCCGTGGTGACCCCGCGCCGGGACAAGCCCGACGACCTGGAGGTGCTGCAGGTCGGGCCGCGCCGGGTGGTGCTCACCGAGACCGCCGACACCGTCGTCCCGGGCCGCTACGGGGTCTGGACCGACGGCGGGGCCGGGCACTTCCGCGTCGGTGACGTCCTCGACGTCACCGACGGGCGCGTCACCCGGGAGCTGCTCGGGGTGGACGCCGGGGTGCCGCGCCCCGGGGCGGCGCGGTGGAACCAGTACTACTACGCCGGGAACCCCACGGCGGCGCTCGGCCTCGCCCACGACGACCTCGCCGTGAGCGGCGAGGTCGGGGAGCTGCCCTGCTGGTCCGTCCCCGCGGCGGCGCCCGGCGCGGTCCCCGGCGGGGTGTGGGCGGTCCTCGTCCACGGCCGCGGCGCGACGCGGGAGGAGGCGCTGCGCGCGCTGCCGGTGTTGCACGAGCTGGGGATCCCGTGCCTGGTGCCGAGCTACCGCAACGACGCCGACGCGCCCGCGGTGGCCGCGGGCCGCTACGGCCTGGGCGACACCGAGTGGCGCGACGTCGAGGCCGTGGTCCAGCACGCGCTGGACTCCGGCGCCCGCCGGGTGCTGCTCGTCGGCTGGTCCATGGGCGGGGCGATCCTGCTGCAGCTGGTGGCGCGCTCCCCGCTGGCCGGGCGGGTCGCCGCCCTCGTCCTCGACGGCCCGGTGCTCGACTGGTACGACGTGCTGGACCACCAGGCCCGTCGCCGCCGGATCCCGGTCCGGCTGGGGCGCTACGGGTTGCGGCTGCTGGCCCACCCGCTGGGCCGCCGGCTGGTGGGGGTCGAGGGGCCGCTGGACCTGCGCCCCATGGACTGGGTGCGCCGCGCCGGGGAACTCGTCCTGCCGGTGCTGCTGCTGCACTCCGACGCCGACGACTACGTCCCCGACGGCCCCTCGCGCCGGCTCGCGCAGGCCCGGCCGGACCTGGTGACCTACGTGCCGAGCTCCACCGCCGGCCACACCCGGGAGTGGAACGTGGACCCGCAGCGCTGGGAGACCGCCGTGCGCCGGTTCGTCTCCACCACGCTGCGGGAGGACGCCTGA
- a CDS encoding DUF3000 domain-containing protein has protein sequence MSAHRTPGAPGAPPAFEAAVAAVRAVRLRSEIVLSEVPAPARIAPFAVAVAGDVVVDGDELATGRFILLHDPSRPAEWGGDFRVVTYARADLEAELGGDPMLGQVGWSWLEEGLATSGALATGVGGTVTRVLSEGYGALAGRPASVDVELRASWTPADPADIAAHLHAWGVLVCTVAGLPPLPEGVLPIGRTR, from the coding sequence GTGAGCGCGCACCGGACCCCGGGAGCGCCCGGGGCTCCGCCGGCCTTCGAGGCCGCGGTGGCCGCGGTGCGCGCCGTCCGCCTGCGCTCGGAGATCGTGCTGAGCGAGGTCCCGGCGCCGGCGCGCATCGCGCCGTTCGCGGTGGCCGTGGCCGGGGACGTGGTCGTCGACGGCGACGAGCTGGCGACCGGCCGCTTCATCCTGCTGCACGACCCGTCCCGGCCCGCGGAGTGGGGCGGGGACTTCCGGGTCGTCACCTACGCGCGCGCCGACCTCGAGGCGGAGCTGGGCGGGGACCCGATGCTGGGCCAGGTCGGCTGGTCGTGGCTGGAGGAGGGGCTGGCCACCAGCGGGGCCCTGGCCACCGGGGTGGGGGGCACCGTGACGCGGGTGCTGTCGGAGGGCTACGGCGCGCTGGCCGGGCGCCCGGCGTCGGTCGACGTGGAGCTGCGCGCCTCCTGGACCCCGGCCGACCCGGCCGACATCGCGGCGCACCTGCACGCGTGGGGCGTCCTGGTGTGCACGGTGGCGGGCCTGCCGCCGCTGCCCGAGGGCGTCCTGCCGATCGGCCGCACCCGCTGA
- a CDS encoding RNA polymerase sigma factor: MGDRDAFARIVDRHGPALMRYARNLLSGSDVEDCVQDAFLAAWRGLPAFRGDASLRTWLFTLARHAAFARLRRWPASGSRPHVPVEEVQDRLRDLREDPERSSVETALRQALEVALQLLPPRQRSAWLLREVEGLSYEEIAAVLSTSPTAVRGLLERSRTTLATTLEDWR, from the coding sequence ATGGGCGACCGCGACGCCTTCGCCCGCATCGTGGACCGCCACGGCCCGGCGTTGATGCGCTACGCCCGCAACCTGCTGTCCGGTTCCGACGTGGAGGACTGCGTGCAGGACGCGTTCCTGGCCGCCTGGCGCGGGCTGCCCGCCTTCCGCGGGGACGCGTCCCTGCGGACCTGGCTGTTCACCCTGGCCCGGCACGCCGCGTTCGCCCGGCTGCGCCGCTGGCCGGCGTCCGGCAGCCGCCCCCACGTCCCGGTGGAGGAGGTGCAGGACCGGTTGCGCGACTTGCGCGAGGACCCGGAACGGTCGAGCGTGGAGACCGCCCTGCGCCAGGCCCTTGAGGTGGCCCTGCAGTTGCTGCCCCCGCGCCAGCGCTCCGCCTGGCTGCTGCGCGAGGTCGAGGGCCTCAGCTACGAGGAGATCGCCGCCGTGCTGAGCACCAGCCCCACCGCGGTGCGGGGGCTGCTCGAACGGTCCCGCACCACCCTGGCCACGACCCTGGAGGACTGGCGGTGA
- a CDS encoding 4Fe-4S dicluster domain-containing protein, whose product MVTLDNLGSSLYGRLDDPARDAGYDSPPPRKGFFTDTSVCIGCKACEVACKEWNAVPEDGIDLLGMSYDNTGGLGADSWRAVAFIEQSRPAVDRVQQDAVAAGFDAFAEASRLGTAVEGGHPVAERAHENLTGGGGGGGCGGGCGSAPAAAAPAAAPASAPAGQGSGGQFLGMPGMLAPAPLPDRDGRQDVRWLMMSNVCKHCTHAACLDVCPTGALFRTEFGTVVVQQDVCNGCGYCVSACPYGVIDKRESDGRAWKCTLCYDRLGDDQTPACAKACPTESIQFGDLDELRERAERRRQQLHDVGVTEARLYGENPEDGVGGDGAFFLLLDEPEVYGLPPDPVVTTRDLPSMYKHMAAAAGFMVLGVLAAAVGRR is encoded by the coding sequence ATGGTCACCCTGGACAACCTCGGGAGCAGCCTCTACGGCCGCCTCGACGACCCGGCGCGCGACGCGGGGTACGACTCCCCGCCCCCGCGCAAGGGCTTCTTCACCGACACCTCCGTGTGCATCGGCTGCAAGGCCTGCGAGGTCGCCTGCAAGGAGTGGAACGCCGTCCCCGAGGACGGCATCGACCTGCTCGGCATGTCCTACGACAACACCGGCGGCCTGGGGGCGGACTCCTGGCGCGCGGTCGCGTTCATCGAGCAGTCGCGCCCGGCGGTGGACCGGGTCCAGCAGGACGCGGTCGCGGCCGGCTTCGACGCCTTCGCCGAGGCCTCTCGCCTCGGCACCGCCGTCGAGGGCGGGCACCCGGTGGCCGAGCGGGCGCACGAGAACCTCACGGGCGGCGGAGGCGGCGGGGGGTGCGGCGGCGGGTGCGGCAGCGCCCCGGCCGCCGCGGCTCCGGCGGCCGCCCCGGCGTCGGCCCCGGCGGGGCAGGGGAGCGGCGGGCAGTTCCTCGGCATGCCGGGGATGCTGGCGCCCGCGCCGCTGCCCGACCGCGACGGGCGGCAGGACGTCCGCTGGCTGATGATGTCCAACGTCTGCAAGCACTGCACGCACGCCGCCTGCCTCGACGTGTGCCCCACGGGGGCGCTGTTCCGCACGGAGTTCGGCACCGTCGTCGTGCAGCAGGACGTCTGCAACGGCTGCGGCTACTGCGTCTCGGCCTGCCCCTACGGGGTCATCGACAAGCGCGAGTCCGACGGCCGGGCGTGGAAGTGCACCCTCTGCTACGACCGCCTCGGCGACGACCAGACCCCGGCCTGCGCCAAGGCCTGCCCCACGGAGTCCATCCAGTTCGGCGACCTCGACGAGCTGCGCGAACGCGCCGAGCGCCGTCGGCAGCAGCTGCACGACGTCGGCGTCACCGAGGCCCGCCTCTACGGGGAGAACCCCGAGGACGGGGTCGGCGGGGACGGCGCGTTCTTCCTCCTCCTCGACGAGCCCGAGGTCTACGGCCTGCCGCCGGACCCGGTCGTCACCACCCGCGACCTGCCCTCGATGTACAAGCACATGGCGGCCGCGGCGGGCTTCATGGTCCTCGGCGTCCTCGCCGCGGCGGTGGGGCGGCGATGA
- a CDS encoding Asp23/Gls24 family envelope stress response protein: MTDEPDRPATAPEPGTPAAGAPGAGGTPSAGDPREPAAARGAVTTTDAVVARIVALAAAAVPGVHSLGDATARPAAVARRPVPETVPEPGVRVAVGCRRVAVDLDVTVEYGTPVAALADRVRAEVAAAVRRMTDLEVSEVHLAVSGVERPATPAGPAGGEP, encoded by the coding sequence GTGACCGACGAGCCCGACCGTCCCGCCACCGCTCCCGAGCCCGGGACACCCGCCGCGGGCGCCCCCGGGGCCGGGGGGACCCCCAGCGCCGGGGACCCCCGGGAACCCGCCGCCGCACGCGGCGCGGTCACCACGACCGACGCCGTCGTGGCCCGGATCGTGGCGCTCGCCGCCGCCGCGGTCCCGGGGGTGCACTCCCTCGGGGACGCGACCGCCCGGCCCGCCGCCGTCGCGCGCCGCCCCGTCCCCGAGACGGTGCCCGAGCCCGGTGTGCGCGTCGCGGTGGGGTGCCGCCGGGTCGCCGTCGACCTCGACGTCACCGTCGAGTACGGCACCCCGGTCGCGGCCCTGGCCGACCGGGTGCGCGCCGAGGTCGCCGCCGCCGTCCGGCGGATGACCGACCTCGAGGTGAGCGAGGTGCACCTGGCGGTGTCCGGGGTCGAGCGTCCCGCGACCCCGGCGGGGCCCGCGGGGGGGGAACCGTGA
- the hemG gene encoding protoporphyrinogen oxidase, producing the protein MAELTPAPPRPRALPHVVVVGAGISGLTAAWELTRSGEFTVEVLEAADVVGGVLQRAEVGGVVLDVGAESMLARRPEGVDLVRDAGLADALVHPATARASVRSPGRLDPLPSGTLMGVPRSADAVEGFLAPAEVARVRAEPDLPAPPLTEDVAVADYVAARVGQAVVDRLVEPLLGGVYAGHAAQLSLRATVPALWQHAVRGGSLLHAIAEPPAASSAPVFAGLRGGLATLPRTLAERLRERGAVVATSTPVTRLERRPDGWLVDTARCSRHADAVVVAVPAPAAARLLAEPVPAAAAELRGVETASVVIAALAVPAGELSGLTGSGLLVPPAVAAVEGLRAKALTLSGNKWDWVGDQRGDRPGGTAVLRVSLGRAGETEALGAEDADVVRWATADASRLLGRDLHPVEHAVVRWVDGLPQYAVGHLDRVERLRAAVGAAGRLAVCGSVLDGVGIPACVGAARRAAAQVRAELAPAWGRMRA; encoded by the coding sequence GTGGCGGAGCTGACCCCCGCCCCGCCCCGCCCCCGCGCCCTCCCGCACGTGGTCGTCGTGGGGGCCGGGATCTCCGGCCTCACCGCCGCGTGGGAGCTCACCCGCTCCGGGGAGTTCACCGTCGAGGTCCTCGAGGCCGCCGACGTCGTCGGGGGCGTCCTGCAGCGCGCCGAGGTCGGCGGGGTCGTCCTCGACGTCGGCGCCGAGTCGATGCTCGCCCGCCGCCCCGAGGGCGTGGACCTGGTCCGCGACGCCGGTCTCGCCGACGCCCTCGTCCACCCCGCCACCGCCCGCGCGAGCGTCCGTTCCCCCGGCCGCCTCGACCCGCTGCCCTCAGGCACCCTCATGGGGGTCCCGCGCTCCGCCGACGCGGTGGAGGGGTTCCTCGCCCCCGCGGAGGTGGCCCGCGTGCGCGCCGAACCGGACCTGCCCGCCCCGCCGCTGACCGAGGACGTCGCCGTCGCCGACTACGTCGCCGCCCGCGTCGGGCAGGCCGTCGTCGACCGCCTCGTCGAACCCCTCCTCGGCGGGGTGTACGCCGGCCACGCCGCGCAGCTGTCCCTGCGCGCCACCGTCCCCGCCCTGTGGCAGCACGCCGTGCGCGGCGGTTCCCTCCTGCACGCCATCGCCGAACCCCCCGCCGCCTCCAGCGCCCCCGTCTTCGCGGGCCTGCGCGGCGGCCTGGCCACCCTCCCGCGGACCCTCGCCGAGCGGCTGCGCGAGCGCGGCGCCGTGGTCGCCACCTCCACCCCCGTCACCCGCCTGGAGCGCCGCCCCGACGGCTGGCTCGTCGACACCGCCCGCTGCTCCCGCCACGCCGACGCCGTCGTCGTCGCCGTGCCCGCCCCCGCCGCGGCGCGGCTGCTGGCCGAACCCGTCCCCGCCGCCGCGGCCGAGCTGCGCGGGGTCGAGACCGCGAGCGTGGTCATCGCCGCGCTCGCCGTCCCGGCGGGGGAGCTGTCCGGGCTGACCGGTTCGGGGCTGCTCGTCCCGCCCGCCGTCGCCGCGGTGGAGGGCCTGCGCGCCAAGGCGCTGACGCTGTCGGGGAACAAGTGGGACTGGGTCGGGGACCAGCGCGGGGACCGGCCCGGGGGCACCGCCGTGCTCCGCGTCTCGCTGGGACGCGCGGGGGAGACCGAGGCCCTGGGGGCCGAGGACGCCGACGTGGTGCGCTGGGCCACCGCCGACGCCTCCCGGCTGCTGGGACGCGACCTGCACCCGGTCGAGCACGCCGTGGTGCGCTGGGTGGACGGCCTGCCGCAGTACGCCGTGGGCCACCTCGACCGGGTCGAGCGGCTGCGCGCGGCCGTCGGGGCCGCGGGCCGGCTCGCCGTCTGCGGCTCGGTCCTGGACGGGGTCGGGATCCCGGCCTGCGTCGGGGCCGCCCGGCGCGCGGCGGCGCAGGTGCGTGCGGAGCTCGCACCGGCCTGGGGGAGGATGCGGGCATGA
- the hemE gene encoding uroporphyrinogen decarboxylase, protein MPLENSAYLHAARGGTTPRRTPVWFMRQAGRSLPEYREARAGTTMLESCRIPELVAEITLQPVRRYDVDAAVFYSDIVVPLEAAGVGVEIVAGTGPVIAEPFRTRADLDRLPELSLDALQHVTDAVALTTAQLAGIGDGVPLIGFAGAPFTLASYLVEGGPSRDLLRTKALMHADPQLWHDLAARLAQIAGTFLRAQVLAGASAVQLFDSWVGALPLADYERLVAPHSSAALAAVSDLGVPRTHFGTGTGELLGAMAAVDGGVDVLGVDFRVPLDVGAARGAAGAGRPVAVQGNLDPALLFAPWDVLRADLHRILAEGERAGGGHVVNLGHGVPPTADPAVLARVVEEVHAWRS, encoded by the coding sequence GTGCCCCTCGAGAACTCCGCCTACCTCCACGCCGCCCGCGGGGGCACCACCCCGCGCCGCACCCCCGTCTGGTTCATGCGCCAGGCCGGCCGCTCGCTGCCGGAGTACCGCGAGGCGCGGGCGGGCACGACGATGCTGGAGTCCTGCCGGATCCCCGAGCTCGTCGCGGAGATCACCCTGCAGCCCGTGCGCCGCTACGACGTCGACGCCGCGGTCTTCTACTCCGACATCGTGGTCCCCCTCGAGGCCGCCGGCGTCGGCGTCGAGATCGTCGCGGGCACCGGTCCCGTCATCGCCGAGCCCTTCCGCACCCGCGCCGACCTCGACCGCCTGCCGGAGCTGTCCCTGGACGCCCTCCAGCACGTCACCGACGCCGTCGCGCTCACCACCGCGCAGCTCGCCGGCATCGGCGACGGGGTCCCGCTCATCGGCTTCGCCGGGGCCCCCTTCACCCTCGCCAGCTACCTCGTCGAGGGCGGCCCCTCCCGGGACCTGCTGCGCACCAAAGCGCTGATGCACGCCGACCCGCAGCTGTGGCACGACCTCGCCGCCCGCCTGGCCCAGATCGCCGGCACCTTCCTGCGCGCCCAGGTCCTCGCCGGCGCCTCCGCGGTCCAGCTCTTCGACTCCTGGGTGGGCGCGCTGCCGCTGGCTGACTACGAGCGCCTCGTCGCCCCGCACTCCTCGGCCGCGCTGGCCGCGGTGTCCGACCTGGGGGTGCCGCGCACGCACTTCGGCACCGGCACCGGGGAGCTGCTCGGCGCGATGGCCGCCGTCGACGGCGGCGTCGACGTCCTCGGCGTGGACTTCCGCGTCCCCCTCGACGTCGGCGCCGCCCGCGGCGCGGCCGGCGCGGGACGCCCCGTCGCCGTCCAGGGCAACCTCGACCCCGCCCTGCTCTTCGCCCCCTGGGACGTCCTGCGCGCGGACCTGCACCGGATCCTCGCCGAGGGCGAGCGCGCCGGGGGCGGGCACGTCGTGAACCTCGGCCACGGCGTCCCGCCCACCGCGGACCCCGCCGTCCTGGCCCGGGTCGTGGAGGAGGTCCACGCGTGGCGGAGCTGA
- a CDS encoding aldo/keto reductase, with the protein MTVPTILLNDGREIPQLGFGVFQIEPGDTAQAVKTALDLGYRHIDTAQMYGNEAEVAQGIADSGVPRDEIWVTSKLNNGFHEPDAARKAVDDSVEKLRGPIDLYLIHWPLPTLYGGDFVSTWKVLEEARAAGKLRSIGVSNFQVNHLQRLAQEATVVPAVNQIEVHPYFGNEEVRRHCGEHQIGVEAWSPIAQGKVLDDPTVTAVANRLGKSPAQVVLRWHVERGDIVFPKSVTPSRMEENFALFDFELTEEDLALISALDKGEAGRTGPNPDTFDYVPS; encoded by the coding sequence ATGACAGTCCCCACCATCCTGCTCAACGACGGTCGCGAGATCCCGCAGCTCGGCTTCGGCGTCTTCCAGATCGAACCCGGCGACACCGCCCAGGCCGTGAAGACCGCCCTGGACCTCGGCTACCGCCACATCGACACCGCGCAGATGTACGGCAACGAGGCCGAGGTGGCCCAGGGCATCGCCGACTCCGGCGTGCCCCGCGACGAGATCTGGGTGACCAGCAAGCTCAACAACGGCTTCCACGAGCCCGACGCGGCGCGGAAGGCGGTCGACGACTCCGTCGAGAAGCTGCGCGGCCCCATCGACCTCTACCTCATCCACTGGCCCCTGCCCACCCTCTACGGCGGCGACTTCGTCTCCACCTGGAAGGTGCTGGAGGAGGCCCGCGCGGCGGGGAAGCTGCGCTCGATCGGGGTGTCGAACTTCCAGGTGAACCACCTGCAGCGCCTGGCGCAGGAGGCCACCGTGGTGCCGGCCGTGAACCAGATCGAGGTGCACCCCTACTTCGGCAACGAGGAGGTGCGCCGCCACTGCGGCGAGCACCAGATCGGCGTCGAGGCGTGGTCGCCCATCGCGCAGGGCAAGGTGCTCGACGACCCGACCGTCACGGCCGTGGCGAACCGCCTGGGCAAGTCCCCCGCCCAGGTCGTGCTGCGCTGGCACGTCGAGCGCGGCGACATCGTCTTCCCCAAGTCGGTGACGCCCTCGCGCATGGAGGAGAACTTCGCGCTGTTCGACTTCGAGCTGACCGAGGAGGACCTGGCGCTGATCTCGGCGCTGGACAAGGGCGAGGCGGGTCGCACCGGCCCGAACCCGGACACCTTCGACTACGTGCCCAGCTGA
- a CDS encoding FAD-dependent oxidoreductase: MTAVPTRPFASAVSRWGQDPWSRGSWSLIGRHGSPADRVRLGSPVAGRLRIAGEATHPTRAGMTHGAHEQGVAAADWALGRGFTRVAVVGAGFAGLAAARRLVEGGARVQVWEARERTGGRAAPVEVGGGSFDLGANWLQQYDDNVLARVGEGIGLRTVATDFTDPLVLGPPVAAPDAARLRRELERRTAAAAPGTSLGHVVARWLRSPQPWTRQEVRRFVDAEVVLDAGASLSWLSARHGVEAGVGEGDRWIVGSYGLLVRHLTRGLDVRLGRPVRRVETTADAVTLVGDGHRCSVDAVVVTVPVPVLAGGAVEFVPPLPAAHRAALSRLGAGRVEKVVLRFERGFWPRHPSGYYRVHGPRAGEVSEWLDATPADGTPTLVGLFAGPWVERLWAGTDLDVAEAATGIVRAAVRERAGAPGPG, from the coding sequence GTGACGGCCGTGCCCACCCGCCCGTTCGCCTCCGCGGTCTCGCGCTGGGGGCAGGACCCGTGGTCGCGGGGCTCCTGGAGCCTCATCGGCCGCCACGGCTCGCCCGCCGACCGGGTCCGGCTGGGCTCACCCGTGGCGGGCCGGCTGCGCATCGCCGGTGAGGCGACCCACCCCACCCGGGCGGGCATGACCCACGGCGCCCACGAGCAGGGCGTCGCGGCCGCCGACTGGGCCCTGGGACGGGGGTTCACCCGGGTCGCCGTCGTGGGCGCCGGCTTCGCCGGGCTCGCCGCCGCGCGCCGGCTCGTCGAGGGCGGGGCGCGGGTGCAGGTGTGGGAGGCCCGCGAGCGCACCGGCGGGCGCGCCGCGCCGGTGGAGGTGGGCGGCGGCTCCTTCGACCTGGGCGCCAACTGGCTGCAGCAGTACGACGACAACGTCCTGGCCCGGGTGGGCGAGGGGATCGGGCTGCGGACCGTCGCCACCGACTTCACCGACCCCCTGGTGCTCGGCCCGCCGGTCGCCGCCCCCGACGCCGCGCGGCTGCGCCGGGAGCTGGAGCGGCGCACGGCGGCCGCGGCGCCGGGCACCTCCCTCGGCCACGTCGTGGCGCGGTGGCTGCGCTCCCCGCAGCCGTGGACGCGGCAGGAGGTGCGCCGCTTCGTCGACGCGGAGGTGGTCCTGGACGCGGGAGCGTCCCTGTCGTGGCTGAGCGCCCGCCACGGCGTGGAGGCGGGGGTGGGGGAGGGCGACCGGTGGATCGTCGGCTCGTACGGCCTGCTGGTGCGGCACCTGACCCGCGGGCTCGACGTGCGGCTGGGGCGGCCGGTGCGCCGGGTGGAGACGACTGCGGACGCGGTGACCCTGGTCGGCGACGGCCACCGCTGCTCCGTCGACGCCGTCGTCGTGACCGTCCCGGTCCCGGTCCTGGCCGGCGGCGCGGTGGAGTTCGTCCCCCCGCTGCCGGCCGCGCACCGCGCCGCCCTGTCGCGGCTGGGGGCGGGGCGGGTGGAGAAGGTGGTGCTGCGCTTCGAGCGGGGGTTCTGGCCGCGGCACCCCTCGGGGTACTACCGCGTCCACGGGCCGCGGGCGGGGGAGGTCAGCGAGTGGCTGGACGCCACGCCCGCCGACGGGACGCCCACCCTGGTCGGCCTCTTCGCCGGGCCCTGGGTGGAGCGGCTGTGGGCCGGCACCGACCTCGACGTCGCCGAGGCGGCGACGGGGATCGTGCGCGCGGCGGTGCGGGAGCGGGCCGGGGCGCCGGGCCCCGGCTGA